The proteins below are encoded in one region of Paenacidovorax monticola:
- a CDS encoding CoA pyrophosphatase, with protein MSTPSSPVSSVIPSLSSLPNFDPRSVPVVRVDTDLPAVPAAAQTPEALRQRFAAPPAWTPEVVLEKKFMQREPAHASVLVPIVLREQPMVLLTERTAHLSTHSGQIAFPGGRADPEDANPAATALREAQEEVGLDPGFVEVLGSLSTYVTGSSFIITPVVGLVRPDCVLQPNPYEVADVFEVPLAFLLDPAHHRHHVFEWSGVRREWFSMPYQDGDKNRYIWGATAGMLRNFYRFMRA; from the coding sequence GTGAGCACTCCCAGCAGCCCTGTCTCGTCCGTGATTCCTTCGCTGTCGTCGCTGCCGAACTTCGACCCGCGCAGCGTGCCGGTGGTCCGCGTCGATACGGACCTGCCCGCCGTGCCGGCGGCGGCCCAGACGCCCGAGGCGCTGCGCCAGCGCTTCGCCGCGCCGCCCGCATGGACGCCCGAGGTGGTGCTGGAGAAGAAGTTCATGCAGCGCGAGCCCGCCCACGCCTCGGTGCTCGTGCCCATCGTGCTGCGCGAGCAGCCCATGGTGCTGCTCACCGAGCGCACGGCCCATCTGTCCACGCATTCGGGCCAGATCGCCTTTCCCGGCGGGCGTGCCGACCCCGAGGATGCCAACCCCGCCGCCACGGCACTGCGCGAGGCGCAGGAGGAGGTGGGGCTCGATCCGGGCTTCGTCGAGGTGCTGGGCTCGCTGTCGACCTATGTGACGGGCTCGTCCTTCATCATCACGCCCGTGGTGGGGCTCGTGCGGCCCGACTGCGTGCTGCAGCCCAACCCCTACGAGGTGGCCGACGTGTTCGAGGTGCCGCTCGCCTTCCTGCTCGATCCGGCCCACCACCGCCACCATGTGTTCGAGTGGAGCGGTGTGCGCCGCGAATGGTTCTCCATGCCCTACCAGGACGGCGACAAGAACCGCTACATCTGGGGGGCCACGGCCGGCATGCTGCGCAACTTCTACCGCTTCATGCGGGCCTGA
- the rplS gene encoding 50S ribosomal protein L19, with amino-acid sequence MNLIQTLEQEEIARLNKTIPEFAPGDTVIVNVNVVEGNRKRVQAYEGVVIAKRNRGLNSGFTVRKISSGEGVERTFQTYSPLIASIEVKRRGDVRRAKLYYLRDRSGKSARIKEKLPARKAAATAA; translated from the coding sequence ATGAACCTGATCCAGACCCTCGAGCAGGAAGAAATCGCCCGCTTGAACAAGACCATCCCCGAATTCGCTCCTGGCGACACGGTCATCGTGAACGTGAACGTGGTGGAAGGCAACCGCAAGCGCGTGCAGGCCTACGAAGGCGTGGTGATCGCCAAGCGCAACCGTGGCCTCAACAGCGGCTTCACCGTGCGCAAGATCTCCAGCGGCGAAGGCGTGGAGCGTACGTTCCAGACCTACAGCCCGCTGATCGCCAGCATCGAAGTCAAGCGCCGCGGTGACGTGCGCCGTGCCAAGCTGTACTACCTGCGCGACCGCAGCGGCAAGTCGGCACGTATCAAGGAAAAGCTGCCCGCACGCAAGGCCGCCGCAACGGCCGCGTAA
- the trmD gene encoding tRNA (guanosine(37)-N1)-methyltransferase TrmD, with the protein MRFDLITLFPELFAPFLASGVTRRAYASGQVEVRLWNLRDHAEGNYRRVDDRPFGGGPGMVMLAEPLARCLAAIRADRAEGEGERAPLVLFSPIGRRLDHGAVEQWSQSRGAILLCGRYEGIDQRFIDAHVDLQLSLGDFVLSGGEIAAMALLDAVARLQPGVLHDEGSHQLDSFNPALDGLLDCPHYTRPEVWGEWAVPPELLSGHHAQIERWRRDQRLAVTARHRPDLIDAARAAGALSRQDEAVLAKVAKEL; encoded by the coding sequence ATGCGCTTCGACCTCATCACCCTGTTCCCCGAGCTGTTCGCGCCTTTCCTGGCCAGCGGCGTGACGCGCCGTGCCTATGCCTCGGGGCAGGTGGAGGTGCGCCTGTGGAACCTGCGGGACCATGCCGAGGGCAACTACCGGCGCGTGGACGACCGGCCCTTTGGCGGCGGCCCTGGCATGGTCATGCTGGCCGAGCCGCTCGCGCGCTGCCTGGCGGCCATCCGCGCAGACCGGGCCGAGGGTGAGGGCGAGCGGGCGCCCCTGGTGCTGTTTTCGCCCATCGGTCGCCGGCTGGACCATGGCGCCGTGGAACAGTGGTCGCAGAGCCGGGGCGCCATCCTGCTGTGCGGGCGCTACGAAGGCATCGACCAGCGCTTCATCGACGCGCATGTGGACCTGCAGCTGAGCCTGGGCGACTTCGTGCTCTCGGGCGGTGAGATCGCGGCCATGGCGCTGCTCGACGCCGTGGCCCGGCTGCAGCCCGGCGTGCTCCACGACGAGGGCAGCCACCAGCTCGACAGCTTCAATCCGGCGCTTGACGGCCTGCTGGACTGCCCGCACTACACGCGCCCCGAGGTCTGGGGCGAGTGGGCCGTGCCGCCCGAGTTGCTCTCGGGCCACCACGCGCAGATCGAACGCTGGCGCCGCGACCAGCGCCTGGCCGTCACGGCGCGGCACCGCCCCGACCTCATCGATGCGGCCCGCGCCGCAGGGGCGCTGTCCCGCCAGGACGAGGCAGTTTTGGCAAAAGTCGCCAAAGAGTTATAA
- the rimM gene encoding ribosome maturation factor RimM (Essential for efficient processing of 16S rRNA), with translation MAHFPALDPAELPADAVEIGRIADAWGVKGWFKVLAHSASPEALFSSKRWFLQPSEKGAKTFSGTVLLQVRQAREHSDSIVASADGVDDRDAAEALRGARIFVPRSSFPTAGEGEYYWVDLIGLDVVNREGVALGRVRDLLATGPQTVLVLVYEEEGKERERMIPFVSAFVDQVQLPERRITVDWQPDY, from the coding sequence ATGGCCCACTTCCCCGCGCTTGACCCCGCCGAACTGCCCGCCGATGCGGTCGAGATCGGCCGCATCGCTGACGCCTGGGGCGTCAAGGGCTGGTTCAAGGTGCTGGCCCACAGCGCCAGCCCCGAGGCGCTGTTTTCGTCCAAGCGCTGGTTCCTGCAGCCTTCCGAGAAGGGCGCCAAGACCTTCAGCGGCACCGTGCTGCTGCAGGTGCGCCAGGCGCGCGAGCATTCCGACTCCATCGTGGCCTCCGCTGACGGGGTGGACGACCGCGACGCCGCCGAGGCACTGCGCGGCGCGCGCATCTTCGTGCCGCGTTCGAGCTTTCCCACGGCAGGCGAGGGCGAGTACTACTGGGTCGACCTGATCGGCCTGGACGTCGTCAACCGCGAAGGCGTTGCCCTGGGCCGTGTGCGCGACCTGCTCGCCACGGGCCCGCAGACCGTGCTGGTGCTGGTCTACGAAGAGGAGGGCAAGGAGCGCGAGCGCATGATCCCGTTCGTGTCCGCCTTCGTGGACCAGGTGCAGTTGCCCGAGCGGCGCATCACCGTCGATTGGCAGCCCGACTACTGA
- the rpsP gene encoding 30S ribosomal protein S16: MVVIRLSRGGAKARPFFNIVVADKRVRRDGRFIERLGFYNPTAKDGEEGLRIAQDRLTYWKSVGAQSSPTVDRLIKQAAKKAA; this comes from the coding sequence ATGGTCGTGATTCGACTCTCCCGCGGCGGCGCCAAGGCCCGTCCGTTCTTCAACATCGTCGTGGCCGACAAGCGCGTGCGCCGCGATGGCCGCTTCATCGAGCGCCTGGGCTTCTACAACCCCACCGCCAAGGACGGCGAAGAAGGCCTGCGCATCGCCCAGGACCGCCTGACCTACTGGAAGAGCGTGGGCGCCCAGTCGTCCCCCACCGTGGATCGCCTGATCAAGCAAGCCGCCAAGAAGGCTGCCTGA
- a CDS encoding GNAT family N-acetyltransferase has protein sequence MPTIRPSRDEDVPAITAIYAHHVLHGTGTFEIDPPSEADMAARRADVLGKGLPYLVAEQDGQVLGFAYCNWFKPRPAYRFSAEDSIYVADGARGLGLGRQLLAALADRAEAAGVRKLLAVIGDSANAGSIGVHRALGFTEVGVMRSVGWKFGAWRDIVLMEKPLGAGDTTAPE, from the coding sequence ATGCCTACCATCCGTCCCAGCCGCGACGAAGACGTCCCCGCCATCACCGCCATCTATGCCCACCATGTGCTGCACGGCACGGGCACCTTCGAGATCGATCCCCCCAGCGAAGCCGACATGGCCGCCCGCCGCGCCGATGTGCTGGGCAAGGGCCTGCCCTATCTCGTGGCCGAACAGGACGGGCAGGTCCTGGGTTTCGCCTACTGCAACTGGTTCAAGCCGCGCCCGGCCTACCGCTTCTCGGCCGAGGACTCGATCTACGTGGCCGACGGCGCGCGCGGCCTGGGCCTGGGCCGGCAGTTGCTGGCGGCCCTGGCCGATCGGGCCGAAGCCGCGGGCGTGCGCAAGCTGCTGGCGGTGATCGGCGACTCGGCCAACGCGGGCTCCATTGGCGTGCACCGCGCGCTGGGCTTCACCGAGGTGGGCGTGATGCGCTCCGTGGGCTGGAAGTTCGGCGCCTGGCGCGACATCGTGCTCATGGAAAAACCCTTGGGTGCGGGCGACACGACCGCACCGGAATAA
- a CDS encoding DUF47 domain-containing protein yields MLFGKLLPREGNFFEMFNQHAERIVEAARAFSQLVANYSDTHLRDKYNQDVDNAERAADRVTQEVNRLLHKTFITPIDREQIHSLINTMDDVADLIQDSAETMALYDVRHMTEEITRLTDLCVKCCERVRDAVKLLDKIADPTVAEAALKTCEEIDRLEGDADRVMRSAMSKLFREEPDVREVIKLKAIYELLETITDKCEDVANLIEGVILENS; encoded by the coding sequence ATGCTGTTTGGCAAGCTGTTGCCGCGCGAAGGCAATTTTTTCGAGATGTTCAACCAGCATGCCGAGCGCATTGTGGAGGCCGCGCGTGCGTTCTCCCAACTGGTGGCGAACTACAGCGACACCCATCTGCGCGACAAGTACAACCAGGACGTTGACAACGCCGAGCGCGCGGCCGACCGCGTGACGCAGGAGGTCAACCGCCTGCTGCACAAGACCTTCATCACGCCCATCGACCGCGAGCAGATCCATTCGCTCATCAACACCATGGACGACGTGGCCGACCTGATCCAGGACTCGGCCGAGACCATGGCGCTGTACGACGTGCGCCACATGACGGAGGAGATCACGCGCCTCACGGACCTGTGCGTGAAGTGCTGCGAGCGCGTGCGCGATGCCGTGAAGCTGCTCGACAAGATCGCCGACCCGACCGTGGCCGAGGCCGCGCTCAAGACCTGCGAGGAGATCGACCGCCTTGAAGGCGACGCCGACCGCGTGATGCGCAGCGCCATGAGCAAGCTGTTCCGCGAGGAGCCCGACGTGCGCGAGGTCATCAAGCTCAAGGCCATCTACGAACTGCTCGAGACCATCACCGACAAGTGCGAAGATGTGGCCAACCTGATCGAGGGCGTGATCCTCGAGAACTCCTGA
- a CDS encoding DMT family protein: protein MTALQSLPIPLQTVLLLVASNVFMTFAWYGHLKSLSNSPWYIAALVSWGIALFEYLLQVPANRIGHTQFDVGQLKILQEVITLSVFVPFAVFYMGQPLKWDYLWAGLCMVGAVYFIFRGA, encoded by the coding sequence ATGACCGCCCTGCAATCCCTGCCCATTCCGCTGCAGACCGTTCTGCTGCTCGTGGCCAGCAACGTCTTCATGACCTTCGCCTGGTACGGCCACCTCAAGAGCCTGAGCAATTCGCCGTGGTACATCGCGGCCCTCGTGAGCTGGGGCATCGCGCTGTTCGAGTACCTGCTGCAGGTGCCCGCCAACCGCATCGGCCATACGCAGTTCGACGTGGGGCAGCTCAAGATCCTGCAGGAGGTCATCACGCTGTCGGTCTTCGTGCCCTTCGCCGTGTTCTACATGGGGCAGCCGCTCAAGTGGGACTACCTGTGGGCCGGCCTGTGCATGGTGGGGGCCGTGTATTTCATTTTCCGGGGGGCCTGA
- a CDS encoding ABC transporter ATP-binding protein, protein MADNKNVLLKVKGLKVAYGGIQAVKGVDFEVREGELVSLIGSNGAGKTTTMKAITGTLSMNDGDIEYLGQSIKGKGAWDLVKKGLVMVPEGRGVFARMTITENLLMGAYTRSDKAGIAADVEKMFTIFPRLRERKDQLAGTMSGGEQQMLAMGRALMSQPKVLLLDEPSMGLSPIMVDKIFEVVRDVYALGVTILLVEQNASRALALADRGYVMESGVITMTGPGQDMLRDPKVRAAYLGE, encoded by the coding sequence ATGGCCGACAACAAGAACGTACTGCTGAAGGTCAAGGGCCTGAAGGTGGCCTATGGCGGCATCCAGGCCGTCAAGGGCGTGGATTTCGAGGTGCGCGAGGGCGAGCTGGTCTCGCTGATCGGTTCCAACGGCGCCGGCAAGACCACCACCATGAAGGCTATCACCGGCACGCTGTCGATGAACGACGGCGACATCGAATACCTGGGCCAGAGCATCAAGGGCAAGGGCGCCTGGGACCTGGTCAAGAAGGGCCTGGTGATGGTGCCCGAGGGGCGCGGCGTGTTCGCGCGCATGACCATCACCGAGAACCTGCTCATGGGCGCCTACACGCGCAGCGACAAGGCGGGCATCGCGGCCGACGTCGAGAAGATGTTCACCATCTTCCCGCGCCTGCGCGAGCGCAAGGACCAGCTCGCCGGCACCATGTCGGGCGGCGAGCAGCAGATGCTCGCCATGGGCCGCGCGCTCATGAGCCAGCCCAAGGTGCTGCTGCTGGACGAGCCTTCCATGGGCCTGTCGCCCATCATGGTGGACAAGATCTTCGAGGTGGTACGCGACGTGTACGCGCTCGGCGTGACCATCCTGCTCGTGGAGCAGAACGCCAGCCGCGCGCTGGCCCTGGCCGACCGTGGCTACGTGATGGAGTCGGGCGTGATCACCATGACGGGCCCGGGCCAGGACATGCTGCGCGACCCCAAGGTGCGCGCGGCCTACCTGGGCGAGTGA
- a CDS encoding ABC transporter ATP-binding protein — MAETTNDVVLKVAGISKRFGGLQALSDVGITIGRGQVYGLIGPNGAGKTTFFNVITGLYTPDSGSFSLAGKPYEPTAVHEVARAGIARTFQNIRLFAEMTAIENVMVGRHIRTKSGLIGAVFRTPGFKAEEAAIRQRAQELLDYVGIGKYAEFKARTLSYGDQRRLEIARALATDPQLIALDEPAAGMNATEKVQLRELIDRIRKDNRTILLIEHDVKLVMGLCDRVTVLDYGKQIAEGTPAEVQKNEKVIEAYLGTGGH, encoded by the coding sequence ATGGCAGAAACAACCAACGATGTGGTGCTGAAGGTCGCCGGTATCTCCAAACGCTTCGGCGGGCTGCAGGCGCTGTCCGACGTGGGCATCACCATCGGGCGCGGCCAGGTCTACGGCCTGATCGGCCCCAACGGCGCGGGCAAGACCACCTTCTTCAACGTGATCACGGGCCTGTACACGCCCGACAGCGGCAGCTTCTCGCTGGCCGGCAAGCCCTACGAACCCACGGCCGTGCACGAAGTGGCGCGGGCCGGCATCGCGCGCACGTTCCAGAACATCCGGCTGTTCGCCGAGATGACAGCGATTGAGAACGTGATGGTCGGCCGGCACATCCGCACCAAGTCGGGGCTCATCGGCGCGGTGTTCCGCACCCCGGGCTTCAAGGCCGAGGAGGCCGCCATCCGCCAGCGCGCGCAGGAGCTGCTCGACTACGTGGGCATTGGCAAATACGCTGAATTCAAGGCGCGCACCCTGAGTTATGGCGACCAGCGCCGCCTGGAGATCGCGCGCGCCCTGGCCACCGACCCGCAGCTCATCGCGCTCGACGAGCCCGCCGCCGGCATGAACGCCACCGAGAAGGTGCAGCTGCGCGAACTCATCGACCGCATCCGCAAGGACAACCGCACCATCCTGCTCATCGAGCACGATGTGAAGCTCGTGATGGGCCTGTGCGACCGCGTGACGGTGCTCGACTACGGCAAGCAGATCGCCGAAGGCACGCCCGCCGAAGTGCAGAAGAACGAAAAAGTGATTGAGGCCTACCTGGGCACCGGAGGACACTGA
- a CDS encoding ABC transporter permease subunit — translation MKNNKIQWVVGAIALLVLPLILQSFGNAWVRIADLALLYVMLALGLNIVVGYAGLLDLGYVAFYAVGAYLFGLMASPHLSDTFAGFAAMFPNGLHTSLWLVIPLAALVAAVAGALLGAPTLKLRGDYLAIVTLGFGEIIRIFLNNLDHPVNLTNGPKGIGQIDSVKIFGLDLGKRLELFGFDVASVTLYYYLFLVLVVLSVIICYRLQDSRIGRAWMAIREDEIAAKAMGINTRNMKLLAFGMGASFGGVSGAMFGAFQGFVSPESFSLMESVMIVAMVVLGGIGHLPGVILGAVLLSALPEVLRYVAGPLQAMTDGRLDSAILRQLLIALAMIIIMLLRPRGLWPTPEHGKSLVQKS, via the coding sequence ATGAAAAACAACAAGATCCAATGGGTCGTGGGCGCCATCGCACTGCTGGTGCTGCCTCTGATCCTGCAGTCTTTCGGCAACGCCTGGGTGCGCATCGCCGACCTGGCGCTGCTCTACGTCATGCTGGCCCTGGGCCTGAACATCGTGGTCGGCTACGCCGGCCTGCTTGACCTGGGCTACGTGGCCTTCTACGCCGTGGGTGCCTACCTGTTCGGCCTGATGGCCTCGCCGCACCTGTCCGACACCTTCGCGGGCTTCGCGGCCATGTTTCCCAATGGGCTGCATACCTCGCTGTGGCTCGTCATACCGCTCGCGGCGCTGGTCGCCGCGGTGGCGGGGGCCTTGCTCGGGGCGCCCACGCTCAAGCTGCGCGGCGACTACCTGGCCATCGTGACGCTGGGCTTCGGCGAGATCATCCGCATCTTCCTGAACAACCTCGACCACCCCGTCAACCTGACCAACGGCCCCAAGGGCATCGGGCAGATCGACTCGGTCAAGATCTTCGGGCTGGACCTGGGCAAGCGGCTGGAGCTGTTCGGCTTCGACGTGGCCTCGGTCACGCTGTACTACTACCTGTTCCTGGTGCTGGTGGTCCTGAGCGTGATCATCTGCTACCGCCTGCAGGATTCGCGCATCGGCCGTGCCTGGATGGCTATCCGCGAGGACGAGATCGCCGCCAAGGCCATGGGCATCAACACCCGCAACATGAAGCTGCTGGCCTTCGGCATGGGCGCTTCCTTCGGCGGCGTGTCGGGCGCCATGTTCGGCGCGTTCCAGGGCTTCGTGTCGCCGGAGTCGTTCAGTCTGATGGAGTCGGTGATGATCGTTGCCATGGTGGTGCTGGGCGGCATCGGCCACCTGCCGGGCGTGATCCTGGGCGCCGTGCTGCTGTCGGCGCTGCCCGAGGTGCTGCGCTACGTGGCCGGCCCGCTGCAGGCCATGACCGACGGCCGCCTCGACTCCGCCATCCTGCGCCAGCTGCTCATCGCGCTGGCCATGATCATCATCATGCTGCTGCGCCCGCGCGGCCTGTGGCCCACGCCCGAGCATGGCAAGAGCCTCGTGCAGAAGTCCTGA
- a CDS encoding branched-chain amino acid ABC transporter permease, translating into MDILLQQIINGLVLGSMYALIALGYTMVYGIIQLINFAHGEVLMVGALTSWTCIGLMQGAMPDAPGWLVLLLATIIACVVASALNFVIEKVAYKPLRNSPRLAPLITAIGMSILLQTLAMIIWKPNYKPYPTLLPSVPFQIGGAVITPTQILILGVTAVSLASLVYLVNYTRLGRAMRATAENPRVASLMGVKPDMIISATFIIGAVLAAIAGMMYAANYGTAHHAMGFLPGLKAFTAAVFGGIGNLAGAVVGGILLGLIESIGSGYIGTLTGGLLGSNYTDIFAFIVLIIILTLRPSGLLGERVADRA; encoded by the coding sequence ATGGACATTTTGCTGCAGCAGATCATCAACGGTCTGGTCCTTGGCAGCATGTACGCCTTGATAGCCTTGGGCTACACCATGGTGTACGGCATCATTCAACTCATCAATTTCGCCCACGGGGAAGTGCTCATGGTCGGGGCGCTCACGAGCTGGACCTGCATCGGCCTGATGCAGGGCGCCATGCCTGACGCTCCCGGGTGGCTGGTGCTGCTGCTGGCCACCATCATCGCGTGCGTGGTGGCCTCGGCGCTCAACTTCGTGATCGAGAAGGTGGCCTACAAGCCGCTGCGCAACAGCCCCCGGCTGGCTCCGCTGATCACCGCCATCGGCATGTCGATCCTGTTGCAGACGCTGGCCATGATCATCTGGAAGCCGAACTACAAGCCCTATCCGACGCTGCTGCCCAGCGTGCCGTTCCAGATCGGCGGCGCGGTGATCACTCCGACGCAGATCCTGATCCTGGGCGTGACGGCCGTGTCGCTCGCCTCCCTGGTCTACCTCGTGAACTACACGCGCCTGGGCCGCGCCATGCGCGCCACGGCCGAGAACCCGCGCGTGGCTTCGCTCATGGGCGTGAAGCCCGACATGATCATTTCGGCCACCTTCATCATCGGCGCGGTGCTCGCCGCCATCGCCGGCATGATGTACGCGGCCAACTACGGCACGGCCCACCATGCCATGGGCTTCCTGCCGGGGCTCAAGGCCTTCACGGCCGCGGTGTTCGGCGGCATCGGCAACCTGGCCGGCGCCGTGGTCGGCGGCATCCTGCTCGGCCTGATCGAGTCCATCGGCTCGGGCTACATCGGCACGCTCACGGGCGGCCTGCTGGGCAGCAACTACACCGACATCTTCGCCTTCATCGTGCTCATCATCATCCTCACGCTGCGTCCCTCGGGCCTGCTGGGGGAACGTGTCGCCGACCGCGCCTAA
- a CDS encoding replication-associated recombination protein A, whose protein sequence is MKPAASPHQPLAERLRPRTLGEVIGQQHVLGPGMPLRLAFESGRPHSCILWGPPGVGKTTIARLMADAFDAQFISISAVLGGVKDIRDAVEQAQAARDGLMQQRTIVFVDEVHRFNKSQQDAFLPHVESGLFTFIGATTENPSFEVNSALLSRAAVYVLQALSETDLKQLVERAQALQAVPPIDGEALDRLVAYADGDARRLLNTLETLAMAAEQEKLGAVSDAWLLKVLGERMRRYDKGGEQFYDTISALHKSVRGSDPDAALYWLVRMLDGGADPRYMARRLVRMASEDIGLADPRALRLALDAAEVYERLGSPEGELALAECVVYLAVAPKSNAVYKAYNAARAFVKQDSTRPVPMHLRNAPTKLMKELDYGKGYRYAHDEAGGFAAGERYLPDGMEEPGFYQPVERGLEIKIAQKLSELRARNAAARDGEG, encoded by the coding sequence GTGAAACCCGCCGCCTCCCCCCATCAGCCCCTTGCCGAACGCCTGCGCCCCCGCACCCTGGGCGAGGTGATCGGCCAGCAGCATGTGCTGGGGCCGGGCATGCCGCTGCGCCTCGCGTTCGAGTCGGGGCGGCCGCACAGCTGCATCCTCTGGGGTCCGCCGGGCGTGGGCAAGACCACGATCGCGCGGCTCATGGCCGATGCGTTCGACGCGCAGTTCATCAGCATCAGCGCGGTGCTGGGCGGTGTGAAGGACATCCGCGATGCGGTGGAGCAGGCCCAGGCCGCGCGCGACGGCCTGATGCAGCAGCGCACCATCGTGTTCGTGGACGAGGTGCACCGCTTCAACAAGAGCCAGCAGGACGCCTTCCTGCCCCATGTGGAGAGCGGCCTGTTCACCTTCATCGGCGCGACCACCGAGAACCCGTCGTTCGAGGTCAATTCGGCCCTGCTGTCGCGCGCGGCCGTGTACGTGCTGCAGGCGCTGTCCGAGACCGACCTGAAGCAGCTGGTGGAGCGGGCCCAGGCCCTGCAGGCCGTGCCGCCCATCGATGGCGAGGCGCTCGACCGCCTCGTGGCCTATGCCGACGGCGATGCGCGGCGCCTGCTGAACACTCTGGAAACCCTGGCCATGGCGGCCGAGCAGGAAAAGCTTGGCGCCGTGAGCGATGCCTGGCTGCTCAAGGTGCTGGGCGAGCGCATGCGCCGCTACGACAAGGGCGGCGAACAGTTCTACGACACCATCAGCGCGCTGCACAAGTCGGTGCGCGGCTCCGACCCCGATGCCGCGCTGTACTGGCTGGTGCGCATGCTCGACGGTGGCGCAGACCCGCGCTACATGGCGCGGCGCCTTGTGCGCATGGCCAGCGAGGACATCGGCCTGGCCGACCCGCGCGCGCTGCGCCTGGCCCTGGACGCCGCCGAGGTCTACGAGCGCCTGGGCTCGCCCGAAGGCGAGCTGGCGCTGGCCGAGTGCGTGGTCTACCTGGCCGTGGCGCCCAAGTCGAACGCGGTCTACAAGGCCTACAACGCGGCGCGCGCCTTCGTGAAGCAGGACAGCACGCGCCCCGTGCCCATGCACTTGCGCAACGCGCCCACCAAGCTCATGAAGGAGCTGGACTATGGCAAGGGCTACCGCTACGCGCACGATGAGGCGGGCGGCTTCGCGGCGGGCGAACGCTACCTGCCCGACGGCATGGAGGAGCCCGGCTTCTACCAGCCGGTTGAGCGCGGCCTGGAGATCAAGATCGCGCAGAAGCTCTCCGAACTGCGCGCGCGCAACGCGGCCGCGCGGGACGGCGAAGGCTAG
- a CDS encoding GFA family protein, with the protein MQYHGSCHCGRIAFDVEGELTQAMACNCSMCQRKGSLLWFVPREQLQLHTPADQMSTYTFHKHVIQHRFCPTCGIHPFGEGTGPDGRRMAAINVRCLEGVDLGTLTITHYDGRSA; encoded by the coding sequence ATGCAATACCACGGTAGCTGCCACTGCGGCCGCATTGCTTTCGACGTGGAAGGCGAACTCACCCAGGCCATGGCCTGCAACTGCTCGATGTGCCAGCGCAAGGGTTCGCTGCTGTGGTTCGTGCCGCGTGAGCAACTGCAACTGCACACCCCGGCGGACCAGATGAGCACCTACACCTTCCACAAGCACGTGATCCAGCACCGCTTCTGCCCCACCTGCGGCATCCACCCGTTCGGCGAAGGCACAGGGCCCGACGGACGGCGCATGGCCGCCATCAACGTGCGCTGCCTCGAAGGCGTGGACCTCGGCACACTCACGATCACACACTACGACGGCCGCTCGGCCTGA
- a CDS encoding DUF488 domain-containing protein has translation MPVRIVQLGSPRTPDEGTRIGTVRRPPRGVPKEQFATQDWYDVWYPNLAPSNEAVKQAQAAATPQEWAAFVRRYRAEMATPENRHTLALLARLSQQASFSVGCYCEDESHCHRSVLRELLAEAGARMA, from the coding sequence ATGCCCGTTCGCATCGTTCAACTCGGCAGCCCGCGCACCCCCGACGAAGGCACGCGCATCGGCACCGTGCGCCGCCCGCCGCGCGGCGTGCCCAAGGAACAGTTCGCCACCCAGGACTGGTACGACGTGTGGTACCCCAACCTCGCCCCCAGCAACGAAGCCGTCAAGCAGGCCCAGGCTGCCGCCACACCCCAGGAATGGGCGGCCTTCGTGCGCCGCTACCGCGCCGAGATGGCGACGCCGGAGAACCGCCATACGCTGGCGCTGCTGGCGCGCCTCTCGCAGCAGGCTTCGTTCTCGGTGGGCTGCTACTGCGAGGACGAATCCCACTGCCACCGCTCGGTGCTGCGCGAGCTGCTGGCCGAGGCCGGGGCGCGCATGGCCTGA